A window from Mangifera indica cultivar Alphonso chromosome 2, CATAS_Mindica_2.1, whole genome shotgun sequence encodes these proteins:
- the LOC123205456 gene encoding laccase-2-like, which yields MGSPSLLSPADILLRFVFVVACLWAFPEVAIATSKHTSVTRHYTFNIKLKNVTRLCHTKSMVTVNGKFPGPRVIAREGDRLVVKVVNHISNNISIHWHGIRQLQSGWADGPSYITQCPIQTGQSYVYNFTIVGQRGTLFWHAHFSWMRATVYGPLIILPKHNASYPFPKPDKEVTIMLGEWFNADPEAVINQALQTGAGPNVSEAYTFNGLPGPLYNCSAKDTYKLKVKPGKTYLLRLINAALNDEVFLSIANHTLTVVEADATYVKPFQTKIVVIAPGQTTNVLLKTKSNPPNAKFFMLARPYFTGMGTFDNTTVAGILEYETSSSTNSQNTTILKPFLPPINGTNYVANFSSKLRSLANAQFPISVPQTVDKKFFFTIGLGTNPCPKNQTCQGPNGTKFAASVNNISFSLPRTALLQSYFFAKSNGVYTTDFPSVPLHPFNYTGTPPNNTKVVNGTTKAVVVPFNTKVEVVLQDTSILGAESHPLHLHGFNFYVVGQGFGNFNPKRDPAKFNLVDPVERNTVGVPSGGWVAIRFLADNPGVWLMHCHFDVHLSWGLRMAWIVLDGKLPNQKLPPPPSDLPKC from the exons ATGGGTTCTCCGAGTCTTCTATCCCCAGCAGATATTCTTCTGCGTTTTGTGTTTGTTGTGGCCTGTCTTTGGGCTTTTCCAGAGGTTGCCATCGCCACTTCAAAGCATACCAGCGTTACGAGGCACTACACGTTCAAT ataaaactaaaaaatgtgaCTCGGTTGTGCCACACGAAGAGCATGGTGACTGTTAATGGGAAATTTCCTGGTCCTCGGGTTATTGCTAGAGAAGGTGACCGTCTGGTGGTTAAAGTGGTCAACCATATTTCAAACAATATCAGTATTCACTG GCATGGAATTAGACAACTTCAAAGTGGATGGGCAGATGGACCATCTTATATAACTCAGTGCCCCATTCAAACTGGCCAAAGCTACGTATACAATTTCACCATTGTTGGGCAAAGGGGAACACTCTTCTGGCATGCACACTTCTCGTGGATGAGGGCGACTGTCTATGGCCCCCTTATTATTCTGCCAAAGCACAATGCTTCTTACCCATTTCCCAAACCAGACAAAGAAGTCACCATCATGCTTG GCGAGTGGTTTAATGCTGATCCTGAGGCAGTAATAAATCAGGCTTTACAGACAGGAGCTGGCCCAAATGTCTCAGAGGCTTACACTTTTAATGGTTTGCCAGGCCCATTGTACAACTGTTCCGCAAAAG ATACGTACAAGCTGAAAGTGAAGCCAGGGAAGACATATCTTCTTCGTTTGATCAATGCTGCACTCAATGATGAGGTCTTTCTCAGCATTGCAAACCACACTTTGACTGTTGTTGAAGCTGATGCAACTTATGTTAAGCCTTTTCAGACTAAAATCGTAGTAATTGCACCAGGACAGACCACCAATGTCCTTcttaaaaccaaatcaaatcccCCAAATGCCAAATTCTTTATGCTAGCCAGGCCATATTTCACAGGCATGGGTACATTTGATAACACAACTGTAGCTGGCATCCTTGAATACGAAACCTCTTCTTCCACAAACAGTCAAAATACTACAATTTTAAAACCATTTCTTCCTCCCATCAATGGTACAAATTATGTTGCCAATTTTTCGAGCAAACTCCGTAGTTTGGCAAATGCTCAATTCCCAATCAGTGTGCCTCAAACTGTGGACAAaaagtttttcttcacaataGGACTAGGAACCAACCCCTGCCCCAAAAATCAAACATGTCAAGGTCCTAATGGCACAAAATTTGCAGCATCAGTGAACAACATTTCCTTTTCTCTCCCAAGAACAGCATTACTTCAATCCTATTTCTTTGCGAAATCAAATGGGGTTTATACAACTGATTTTCCTAGCGTTCCCTTGCATCCCTTCAATTATACAGGAACACCACCAAATAACACAAAAGTTGTAAATGGTACTACTAAAGCTGTGGTGGTTCCATTTAATACAAAAGTTGAAGTAGTGCTGCAGGACACTAGCATTTTGGGTGCTGAAAGTCACCCTCTACATCTTCATGGCTTCAATTTTTACGTTGTTGGTCAAGGTTTTGGTAACTTCAATCCTAAAAGGGACCCTGCCAAATTTAATCTCGTTGACCCGGTTGAAAGGAACACCGTAGGTGTGCCTTCAGGTGGATGGGTGGCCATTCGTTTTCTGGCAGATAACCCTG GTGTTTGGCTTATGCACTGCCACTTTGATGTCCATTTGAGCTGGggcttaaggatggcttggattGTCCTGGATGGAAAACTCCCAAATCAGAAGCTGCCTCCTCCACCGTCTGATCTCCCCAAATGTTGA
- the LOC123209724 gene encoding zinc transporter 2, with amino-acid sequence MSPRIVSFKSIILLISPLLLQFSLINAHGGSDDAANDDHADLHEKGLILVKVWCLIILLVTTFAGGVSPYFYRWNESFLLLGTQFAGGVFLGTSMMHFLSDSNETFGDLTSKGYPFAFMLASAGYLLTMLGDCIISFVAKGSSEKEARVEEEGRTVSDHKEDVNPVFIRTTSFGDTILLILALCFHSVFEGIAVGVAGSKAEAWRNLWTISLHKIFAAIAMGIALLRMLPKRPFLLTVAYSFAFAVSSPIGVGIGIAIDATTQGHVADWVYAISMGLACGVFIYVAINHLIAKGFKPQAKCYFDTPFFKFLAVLLGVGVIAVVMIWD; translated from the exons ATGTCTCCTCGAATTGTTTCCTTCAAGTCAATCATTCTATTAATTTCCCCTCTCCTTCTACAATTCTCCCTTATCAATGCTCATGGAGGGAGCGATGACGCTGCTAATGATGACCATGCAGATCTGCATGAAAAGGGATTAATTTTGGTCAAAGTATGGTGCTTGATCATTCTTCTTGTAACCACTTTCGCCGGTGGCGTCTCCCCTTACTTTTATAGATGGAACGAGAGCTTTCTTCTCTTGGGTACGCAATTTGCTGGTGGGGTTTTTCTTGGAACCTCTATGATGCATTTCTTGAGCGATTCAAATGAAACTTTTGGTGATCTCACTTCTAAAGGATACCCTTTTGCATTTATGCTGGCATCAGCGGGATATCTTCTGACGATGCTTGGTGATTGCATAATCAGTTTTGTTGCCAAGGGGTCAAGTGAAAAAGAAGCTAGAGtggaagaagaaggaaggacaGTTAGTGATCATAAAGAGGATGTGAATCCAGTTTTTATAAGAACAACATCCTTTGGAGACACCATTCTTCTAATTCTTGCCCTTTGTTTCCATTCAGTGTTTGAGGGCATCGCTGTGGGAGTAGCAG GTTCCAAGGCAGAGGCATGGAGGAATTTGTGGACAATTTCATTACACAAGATTTTTGCAGCTATTGCAATGGGAATTGCACTACTGAGGATGTTACCAAAGAGGCCATTTTTACTAACAGTGGCTTACTCGTTTGCCTTTGCTGTTTCGAGCCCCATCGGTGTAGGGATAGGCATTGCCATCGATGCCACAACTCAAGGACATGTCGCTGATTGGGTCTACGCAATCTCAATGGGACTTGCTTGTGGGGTTTTCATTTATGTTGCCATTAACCATCTCATTGCTAAAGGCTTCAAGCCGCAAGCTAAGTGTTATTTTGATACCCCCTTCTTCAAGTTTCTTGCTGTGCTTCTTGGGGTTGGAGTCATAGCAGTTGTTATGATTTGGGACTGA
- the LOC123197335 gene encoding E3 ubiquitin-protein ligase SDIR1-like isoform X2 translates to MNFVFRGTRGDIESGFPGFIPERPAVRIHAARPVNINSLAFLVTVLLLFMILNSHHMSPNFLLWLVVGVFLMATSLRMYATCQQLQAQARAHAAGASGLLGHTELRLHMPPSITFATRGRLQGLRLQLALLDREFDELDYDTLRALDSDNTSATPSMSEEEINALPVHKYKSPGPESAGSSLQHPSSSSYPAEQESRKTDGCVKASEDELTCTICLEQVNGGELVRSLPCLHQFHANCIDPWLRQRGTCPVCKFRMVSGSRWQENRGSESDDSDMV, encoded by the exons atgaattttgtttttcgGGGAACTAGAGGAGATATTGAAAGTGGATTTCCAGGTTTTATACCTGAACGACCTGCAGTG CGTATTCATGCAGCTCGTCCAGTTAATATAAACTCACTTGCTTTTCTTGTAACAG TTCTTTTGCTGTTCATGATTTTAAACTCTCACCATATGTCACCGAACTTTCTG CTCTGGCTAGTTGTTGGCGTATTTTTGATGGCCACAAGCCTGAGGATGTATGCCACTTGTCAACAACTTCAAGCCCAGGCTAGGGCTCATGCTGCAGGAGCTAGTGGCCTGCTTGGTCATACTGAACTGCGACTCCACATGCCGCCATCAATCACGTTTGCAACCAGAGGACGGTTACAGGGGCTAAGGCTTCAGCTTGCACTTCTTGATCGGGAATTTGATGAATTAG ATTATGATACCCTGAGAGCACTAGACTCCGATAATACTTCTGCAACCCCTTCGATGAGTGAGGAAGAGATAAATGCCTTACCTGTTCACAAATACAAGAGTCCTGGCCCAGAGAG TGCTGGCTCATCATTGCAACATCCATCATCTTCCTCCTACCCAGCTGAG CAAGAATCTAGAAAAACAGATGGGTGTGTGAAGGCTTCAGAAGATGAACTGACATGCACTATTTGCTTAGAGCAAGTGAATGGGGGCGAGCTTGTGCGTAGCCTACCTTGTTTGCATCAG TTCCATGCCAATTGCATCGACCCATGGCTACGGCAGCGTGGCACATGTCCTGTGTGTAAGTTCCGGATGGTATCAGGATCTAGATGGCAGGAAAACAGGGGAAGTGAATCAGACGATTCAGACATGGTTTGA
- the LOC123197335 gene encoding E3 ubiquitin-protein ligase SDIR1-like isoform X1 yields MNFVFRGTRGDIESGFPGFIPERPAVRIHAARPVNINSLAFLVTVLLLFMILNSHHMSPNFLLWLVVGVFLMATSLRMYATCQQLQAQARAHAAGASGLLGHTELRLHMPPSITFATRGRLQGLRLQLALLDREFDELDYDTLRALDSDNTSATPSMSEEEINALPVHKYKSPGPESAGSSLQHPSSSSYPAELSKQESRKTDGCVKASEDELTCTICLEQVNGGELVRSLPCLHQFHANCIDPWLRQRGTCPVCKFRMVSGSRWQENRGSESDDSDMV; encoded by the exons atgaattttgtttttcgGGGAACTAGAGGAGATATTGAAAGTGGATTTCCAGGTTTTATACCTGAACGACCTGCAGTG CGTATTCATGCAGCTCGTCCAGTTAATATAAACTCACTTGCTTTTCTTGTAACAG TTCTTTTGCTGTTCATGATTTTAAACTCTCACCATATGTCACCGAACTTTCTG CTCTGGCTAGTTGTTGGCGTATTTTTGATGGCCACAAGCCTGAGGATGTATGCCACTTGTCAACAACTTCAAGCCCAGGCTAGGGCTCATGCTGCAGGAGCTAGTGGCCTGCTTGGTCATACTGAACTGCGACTCCACATGCCGCCATCAATCACGTTTGCAACCAGAGGACGGTTACAGGGGCTAAGGCTTCAGCTTGCACTTCTTGATCGGGAATTTGATGAATTAG ATTATGATACCCTGAGAGCACTAGACTCCGATAATACTTCTGCAACCCCTTCGATGAGTGAGGAAGAGATAAATGCCTTACCTGTTCACAAATACAAGAGTCCTGGCCCAGAGAG TGCTGGCTCATCATTGCAACATCCATCATCTTCCTCCTACCCAGCTGAG CTGTCAAAGCAAGAATCTAGAAAAACAGATGGGTGTGTGAAGGCTTCAGAAGATGAACTGACATGCACTATTTGCTTAGAGCAAGTGAATGGGGGCGAGCTTGTGCGTAGCCTACCTTGTTTGCATCAG TTCCATGCCAATTGCATCGACCCATGGCTACGGCAGCGTGGCACATGTCCTGTGTGTAAGTTCCGGATGGTATCAGGATCTAGATGGCAGGAAAACAGGGGAAGTGAATCAGACGATTCAGACATGGTTTGA